One Ricinus communis isolate WT05 ecotype wild-type chromosome 2, ASM1957865v1, whole genome shotgun sequence DNA segment encodes these proteins:
- the LOC8281340 gene encoding putative peptidyl-tRNA hydrolase PTRHD1 isoform X1: MSVSFPHFTPYRNTIRVRDLTSLSQRLTTQSLTWLSTNSMSQSNSESEAAKGEIPSEDVLVQYVVLRRDLIDAWPMGSVVTQGCHASVSAIWGNKDDPHTLQYCSPENIDSMHKVTLEVKGEVQMLNLAEKLTAGGIVHKLWIEQPENIPTCLATKPYPKSTVALFFKKLKLCR, translated from the exons ATGAG TGTCAGCTTTCCTCATTTCACGCCTTACAGAAATACAATTAGGGTTAGGGATCTAACCTCTCTTTCGCAGCGGCTGACAACTCAGTCATTGACTTGGCTCAGCACAAACTCCATGAGTCAGTCCAATTCCGAGTCAGAGGCAGCTAAAGGAGAGATTCCGTCTGAGGATGTATTGGTGCAATATGTGGTGTTACGGAGAGACTTAATAGACGCATGGCCAATGGGGAGCGTGGTGACACAAGGATGCCATGCCTCTGTTTCTGCAATTTGGGGAAACAAGGATGATCCTCACACTCTTCAGTATTGTAGCCCTGAAAACATTGATTCTATGCACAAG GTTACTCTTGAAGTGAAAGGAGAAGTCCAGATGCTGAACTTGGCAGAGAAGCTCACTGCTGGAGGCATTGTTCATAAGCTGTGGATTGAGCAACCTGAAAACATTCCTACCTGTCTTGCAACCAAACCTTATCCTAAATCTACTGTGGCTTTGTTCTTCAAGAAGTTAAAACTCTGCAGGTGA
- the LOC8281339 gene encoding glycerophosphodiester phosphodiesterase GDPD4 isoform X2, giving the protein MRVRRCGWLNNPPLVCAHGGDSTHAFPNTMAAYHLAIRSRADCIEIDVSRSLDGALFALHDRDLQQISGHNTSKVGYLSMKEIKELYVPHQPAEEFHDQTIPTIEEALKLISTSVRQVILDAKAGPPSYEKGLAKDILSVVDRAQCRNCLVWAKGDNLVRDVIKQSSNVTAGYIVMVDPKTGNRMNLLRMKGARVVGIYHPLIDEKLVRILHGRNKQVYAWTVDDVDSMRRMLIERVDAIVTSNPSLLQRLMQDIRTQCREEGFSLPR; this is encoded by the exons ATGCGAGTAAGAAGGTGTGGTTGGCTTAATAATCCTCCTCTTGTATGTGCTCATGGCGGTGATTCCACTCATGCTTTCCCTAATACA ATGGCTGCTTATCATTTGGCGATTCGTTCTCGAGCTGATTGTATTGAGATTGATGTTTCTCGTTCTTTAGATGGTGCTCTATTTGCACTCCATGACAG GGATTTGCAGCAGATATCTGGTCATAATACTTCTAAAGTTGGGTACTTGAGCATGAAAGAG ATTAAAGAACTATATGTGCCTCATCAGCCTGCAGAGGAGTTTCATGATCAAACAATTCCCACTATTGAAGAGGCTTTGAAG TTGATTTCAACTTCAGTACGGCAGGTAATTCTAGATGCAAAGGCTGGGCCTCCATCATATGAAAAGGGACTCGCCAAGGATATCCTTTCAGTT GTTGACCGAGCACAATGTAGGAATTGCCTTGTTTGGGCTAAAGGTGACAATTTAGTCAGGGATGTCATCAAACAGTCATCAAATGTTACG GCGGGCTATATCGTTATGGTGGACCCTAAAACAGGCAATAGAATGAACTTGTTGAGGATGAAGGGAGCTAGGGTGGTTGGTATATACCATCCATTAATTGACGAAAAACTAGTGAGAATTCTGCACGG GAGGAACAAGCAGGTATACGCTTGGACTGTCGATGATGTAGATTCCATGCGAAGGATGTTGATTGAGCGCGTAGATGCTATCGTTACAAGCAACCCCAGTCTCCTTCAACGGCTTATGCAAGATATCAGAACTCAATGCCGCGAAGAAGGTTTTTCCCTGCCACGATGA
- the LOC8281340 gene encoding putative peptidyl-tRNA hydrolase PTRHD1 isoform X2, which produces MTHIQELYTRLRVEVRLTTQSLTWLSTNSMSQSNSESEAAKGEIPSEDVLVQYVVLRRDLIDAWPMGSVVTQGCHASVSAIWGNKDDPHTLQYCSPENIDSMHKVTLEVKGEVQMLNLAEKLTAGGIVHKLWIEQPENIPTCLATKPYPKSTVALFFKKLKLCR; this is translated from the exons ATGACACATATTCAGGAACTCTATACAAGACTTCGAGTGGAAGTT CGGCTGACAACTCAGTCATTGACTTGGCTCAGCACAAACTCCATGAGTCAGTCCAATTCCGAGTCAGAGGCAGCTAAAGGAGAGATTCCGTCTGAGGATGTATTGGTGCAATATGTGGTGTTACGGAGAGACTTAATAGACGCATGGCCAATGGGGAGCGTGGTGACACAAGGATGCCATGCCTCTGTTTCTGCAATTTGGGGAAACAAGGATGATCCTCACACTCTTCAGTATTGTAGCCCTGAAAACATTGATTCTATGCACAAG GTTACTCTTGAAGTGAAAGGAGAAGTCCAGATGCTGAACTTGGCAGAGAAGCTCACTGCTGGAGGCATTGTTCATAAGCTGTGGATTGAGCAACCTGAAAACATTCCTACCTGTCTTGCAACCAAACCTTATCCTAAATCTACTGTGGCTTTGTTCTTCAAGAAGTTAAAACTCTGCAGGTGA
- the LOC8281341 gene encoding uncharacterized protein LOC8281341: protein MAVSMIGMNAWFSKKIVDPLYQILSRGTEPKQLAFSAALGITLGVFPICGVTVLLCGMAIAMLGSLCHAPSVMLANFVATPIELSLVVPFLRFGELISGGPHFPLTSDAFKKVLTGQASHEVLLSILHALMGWLVAAPFILAALYIIFLPCFKVLVRKFSSGPGSPIKSPTSFTEVRLKMSFREEEEDGEGILVKH from the exons ATGGCAGTGTCGATGATCGGAATGAATGCATGGTTCAGCAAGAAGATTGTAGATCCTCTCTATCAAATCCTCAGcag AGGTACAGAACCGAAGCAACTAGCATTCTCTGCTGCTCTTGGGATTACTCTTGGAGTTTTCCCTATTTGTG GAGTCACCGTTTTGCTATGCGGAATGGCTATTGCGATGCTTGGGTCTCTATGCCATGCTCCAAGTGTAATGTTAGCTAATTTTGTTGCAACTCCCATAGAGCTGAG TCTTGTGGTGCCCTTTTTGCGGTTCGGTGAACTTATTTCTGGCGGACCTCATTTTCCATTGACATCGGATGCTTTCAAGAAGGTTTTGACAGGCCAAGCTTCACATGAAGTGTTATTAAGCATTCTTCATGCG TTGATGGGATGGCTTGTTGCAGCACCCTTTATACTGGCTGCACTctacataatatttttaccatGTTTTAAGGTCTTGGTCCGCAAGTTCAGCTCTGGTCCAGGGAGTCCAATTAAATCACCCACTTCATTTACGGAAGTCAGGCTCAAG ATGAGttttagagaagaagaagaagatggcgAAGGTATTTTAGTTAAACACTAA
- the LOC8281343 gene encoding phytolongin Phyl1.1, whose protein sequence is MGSIQNTVHYCCVSRGNRTLYVYSGGDHEIENLAALSLECTPAYHKWYFETMGKRTFGFLIEDGYVYFTIVDEGLGNAVVLHFLEHVRDEFKNAAKKGSRGSFSGLSSINVQEQLVPVVRRLITSLEHVSESGNDWKTETSSSENMGLSPSPSDANGLIEIHTSTKAPLLGKSNKQEKKKSKDHVIVMRDIELEEHRKSTDRGVRVDSTSLDSNNQGGVASAMSLQKDMGSMRIRSSAQSIRKKWWRQVRIVLAIDAAVCLILFVIWMSICGGFGCTR, encoded by the coding sequence ATGGGTTCAATTCAAAATACTGTTCATTATTGTTGTGTGTCTAGAGGTAATCGGACCTTATATGTTTATAGTGGGGGAGATCATGAAATTGAGAATTTGGCAGCTTTGTCATTGGAGTGTACTCCTGCATATCACAAGTGGTATTTTGAGACAATGGGAAAGAGGACTTTTGGGTTTTTAATTGAAGACGGTTATGTCTATTTCACAATTGTTGATGAAGGTCTTGGAAATGCAGTTGTACTTCACTTTTTAGAGCATGTGAGAGATGAATTTAAGAATGCTGCTAAAAAGGGTTCAAGAGGAAGTTTTTCAGGGTTGAGCTCAATCAATGTACAAGAACAGTTAGTGCCTGTCGTTCGCCGATTGATAACTTCGTTGGAACATGTGTCTGAAAGTGGCAATGATTGGAAAACTGAAACTTCCTCATCAGAAAATATGGGCCTCTCTCCATCACCAAGTGATGCAAATGGACTAATTGAAATTCATACTTCTACTAAAGCTCCTTTGTTGGGAAAATCTAACAAGcaagagaagaagaagtccAAGGATCATGTCATTGTAATGAGAGATATTGAGTTGGAGGAGCATAGAAAATCTACAGATAGAGGAGTTAGAGTTGATTCAACCTCGTTGGATTCTAATAACCAAGGTGGAGTAGCTTCTGCAATGTCATTACAGAAGGATATGGGTTCTATGAGAATCAGGTCAAGTGCTCAAAGCATCCGAAAGAAGTGGTGGCGGCAAGTAAGGATTGTCCTTGCCATAGATGCTGCTGTTTGTTTGATACTATTTGTAATCTGGATGTCAATCTGTGGTGGTTTTGGATGCACCCGTTGA
- the LOC8281342 gene encoding RING-H2 finger protein ATL7 isoform X1 produces MSRFKSQPPSCCSEPSSSSSVASTELKLYQAFIFSVPIFFTFVLLFLFYLFYLRRRRVDWASLRMRANLQGSDNIFRQAELGLKKEVREMLPIIVYKESFSVKDTQCPVCLGDYQAEDRLQQIPACGHTFHMVCIDHWLANHTTCPLCRLSLVAPAKVPTESPNNQVEAGQESFVAVSGGETSAQSGSGPGSCGESNSRGLSEPRNEDSGTAHSSAEEEERRSQSADQGKEVRDEKKESEERENIREVSRS; encoded by the exons ATGTCTCGTTTTAAATCACAGCCTCCTAGTTGTTGCTCAGaaccatcttcttcttcttctgtagCATCAACTGAACTAAAGCTATACCAAGCTTTCATCTTTTCTGTTCCAATCTTCTTCACTTTCGTTCTCCTCTTCTTGTTTTACTTGTTTTATCTTCGCCGCAGAAGAGTTGATTGGGCCTCACTTCGAATGAGAGCTAATTTGCAAGGCAGCGATAATATCTTTAGA CAGGCTGAATTGGGCTTGAAGAAAGAGGTGAGAGAGATGTTGCCCATTATTGTTTACAAGGAGAGCTTCTCTGTTAAAGATACACA ATGCCCAGTATGCTTGGGGGACTACCAAGCAGAGGATAGGCTTCAGCAAATACCTGCATGTGGTCACACATTTCACATGGTGTGCATTGATCATTGGCTTGCCAATCATACTACTTGCCCTCTCTGCCGCCTTTCCCTCGTTGCACCTGCTAAAGTTCCAACTGAATCACCTAATAATCAAGTAGAAGCTGGTCAGGAATCTTTTGTGGCAGTGAGTGGTGGTGAAACATCTGCTCAATCAGGTTCAGGGCCAGGTTCTTGtggagaatcaaattctagAGGACTCTCCGAACCAAGGAATGAAGACTCTGGAACTGCTCATAGCTCTGCTGAGGAAGAGGAAAGAAGATCCCAATCTGCTGATCAGGGGAAAGAAGTTAGAGATGAAAAGAAGGAATCTGAAGAGCGTGAAAACATCAGAGAAGTATCTCG GAGCTGA
- the LOC8281339 gene encoding glycerophosphodiester phosphodiesterase GDPD4 isoform X1, with protein MAIGGRFGGRRRLLPPPLSQSRIVNGFPILRLTSSRRTFRLIIIGLAFIALLPPLFFHFRLRHFHQMRVRRCGWLNNPPLVCAHGGDSTHAFPNTMAAYHLAIRSRADCIEIDVSRSLDGALFALHDRDLQQISGHNTSKVGYLSMKEIKELYVPHQPAEEFHDQTIPTIEEALKLISTSVRQVILDAKAGPPSYEKGLAKDILSVVDRAQCRNCLVWAKGDNLVRDVIKQSSNVTAGYIVMVDPKTGNRMNLLRMKGARVVGIYHPLIDEKLVRILHGRNKQVYAWTVDDVDSMRRMLIERVDAIVTSNPSLLQRLMQDIRTQCREEGFSLPR; from the exons ATGGCAATCGGTGGCAGATTCGGCGGAAGAAGACGGCTGCTACCACCACCACTCTCACAGAGTCGCATTGTTAATGGGTTCCCAATATTAAGACTAACCTCCTCTCGCAGAACATTTCGGTTGATAATAATAGGACTCGCCTTCATTGCTCTCTTGCCCCCTCTTTTCTTCCACTTCAGACTCCGTCACTTCCATCAA ATGCGAGTAAGAAGGTGTGGTTGGCTTAATAATCCTCCTCTTGTATGTGCTCATGGCGGTGATTCCACTCATGCTTTCCCTAATACA ATGGCTGCTTATCATTTGGCGATTCGTTCTCGAGCTGATTGTATTGAGATTGATGTTTCTCGTTCTTTAGATGGTGCTCTATTTGCACTCCATGACAG GGATTTGCAGCAGATATCTGGTCATAATACTTCTAAAGTTGGGTACTTGAGCATGAAAGAG ATTAAAGAACTATATGTGCCTCATCAGCCTGCAGAGGAGTTTCATGATCAAACAATTCCCACTATTGAAGAGGCTTTGAAG TTGATTTCAACTTCAGTACGGCAGGTAATTCTAGATGCAAAGGCTGGGCCTCCATCATATGAAAAGGGACTCGCCAAGGATATCCTTTCAGTT GTTGACCGAGCACAATGTAGGAATTGCCTTGTTTGGGCTAAAGGTGACAATTTAGTCAGGGATGTCATCAAACAGTCATCAAATGTTACG GCGGGCTATATCGTTATGGTGGACCCTAAAACAGGCAATAGAATGAACTTGTTGAGGATGAAGGGAGCTAGGGTGGTTGGTATATACCATCCATTAATTGACGAAAAACTAGTGAGAATTCTGCACGG GAGGAACAAGCAGGTATACGCTTGGACTGTCGATGATGTAGATTCCATGCGAAGGATGTTGATTGAGCGCGTAGATGCTATCGTTACAAGCAACCCCAGTCTCCTTCAACGGCTTATGCAAGATATCAGAACTCAATGCCGCGAAGAAGGTTTTTCCCTGCCACGATGA
- the LOC8281342 gene encoding RING-H2 finger protein ATL7 isoform X2, whose product MSRFKSQPPSCCSEPSSSSSVASTELKLYQAFIFSVPIFFTFVLLFLFYLFYLRRRRVDWASLRMRANLQGSDNIFRAELGLKKEVREMLPIIVYKESFSVKDTQCPVCLGDYQAEDRLQQIPACGHTFHMVCIDHWLANHTTCPLCRLSLVAPAKVPTESPNNQVEAGQESFVAVSGGETSAQSGSGPGSCGESNSRGLSEPRNEDSGTAHSSAEEEERRSQSADQGKEVRDEKKESEERENIREVSRS is encoded by the exons ATGTCTCGTTTTAAATCACAGCCTCCTAGTTGTTGCTCAGaaccatcttcttcttcttctgtagCATCAACTGAACTAAAGCTATACCAAGCTTTCATCTTTTCTGTTCCAATCTTCTTCACTTTCGTTCTCCTCTTCTTGTTTTACTTGTTTTATCTTCGCCGCAGAAGAGTTGATTGGGCCTCACTTCGAATGAGAGCTAATTTGCAAGGCAGCGATAATATCTTTAGA GCTGAATTGGGCTTGAAGAAAGAGGTGAGAGAGATGTTGCCCATTATTGTTTACAAGGAGAGCTTCTCTGTTAAAGATACACA ATGCCCAGTATGCTTGGGGGACTACCAAGCAGAGGATAGGCTTCAGCAAATACCTGCATGTGGTCACACATTTCACATGGTGTGCATTGATCATTGGCTTGCCAATCATACTACTTGCCCTCTCTGCCGCCTTTCCCTCGTTGCACCTGCTAAAGTTCCAACTGAATCACCTAATAATCAAGTAGAAGCTGGTCAGGAATCTTTTGTGGCAGTGAGTGGTGGTGAAACATCTGCTCAATCAGGTTCAGGGCCAGGTTCTTGtggagaatcaaattctagAGGACTCTCCGAACCAAGGAATGAAGACTCTGGAACTGCTCATAGCTCTGCTGAGGAAGAGGAAAGAAGATCCCAATCTGCTGATCAGGGGAAAGAAGTTAGAGATGAAAAGAAGGAATCTGAAGAGCGTGAAAACATCAGAGAAGTATCTCG GAGCTGA